A region from the Sulfurivermis fontis genome encodes:
- a CDS encoding restriction endonuclease subunit S, whose amino-acid sequence MAAASAYPQYRPLRSRWIPRVPEHWSLLRAKNFLREVDDRSKTGEETLLSMRMQRGLVPHNDVSAKRITPENLIGYKKVQPDELVLNRMQAGNAMFFRASQPGLVSPDYAVFRLLRDDNPEYLGYLFRSWPMRGLFRSESKGLGTGTSGFLRLYSDRFAALEIPVPPRAEQDQIVAYLRAQDAHIARFIKAKRELIKLLTEQKLRIIDHAVTRGLDPNVRLKPTGIEWLGEVPDHWETIHVGSAVKVINGYPFDSSHFDTDVGHPLVRIRDLTSMHTEVRYNGPEVVEAVIDTGDLLVGMDGDFNAAMWRGGRALLNQRMCCLRPRKQITTEYLALVIPKALKFINDLTLSTTVKHLSSSDVKRLRFPVPGEAEQCRIVEWVAKESAPLDDAITRAEEEIRLIREYRDRLIADVVTGQIDVRGWRPGPDDVVSDEDLAALGDDETDLREEEPGDGGE is encoded by the coding sequence ATGGCGGCGGCGAGCGCGTACCCGCAGTACCGGCCGCTCCGTTCGCGCTGGATACCGCGTGTACCAGAGCACTGGTCGCTTCTCCGCGCCAAGAACTTCTTGCGAGAGGTCGACGATCGCTCGAAAACCGGCGAAGAAACGCTGCTGTCAATGCGTATGCAACGGGGCCTGGTGCCTCACAACGACGTCTCGGCGAAGCGCATCACCCCAGAGAACCTCATCGGCTACAAAAAAGTACAACCTGACGAGCTGGTATTGAACCGGATGCAGGCGGGCAACGCCATGTTCTTCCGTGCCAGCCAGCCAGGCTTGGTCAGCCCCGACTACGCTGTATTCCGCTTGCTCCGAGACGACAACCCCGAATATCTCGGCTACCTGTTCCGTTCGTGGCCCATGCGCGGGTTGTTCCGTTCGGAGTCGAAGGGGCTTGGCACAGGCACGTCAGGCTTCCTGCGTCTTTACTCGGATCGCTTCGCAGCGCTGGAGATTCCGGTGCCGCCGCGCGCCGAGCAAGACCAGATCGTCGCCTACCTGCGCGCGCAGGACGCGCACATCGCCCGCTTCATCAAGGCCAAGCGCGAGCTCATCAAACTGCTGACCGAACAGAAGCTGCGCATCATCGACCACGCCGTCACGCGCGGGCTTGATCCCAACGTCCGCCTCAAACCCACCGGCATCGAATGGCTGGGCGAGGTGCCGGATCATTGGGAAACGATTCACGTCGGCTCAGCGGTAAAGGTCATTAACGGCTACCCGTTTGACTCCAGCCATTTTGACACTGACGTAGGACATCCATTGGTGCGTATCCGCGACCTTACGTCCATGCACACTGAGGTTAGGTACAACGGACCGGAGGTCGTCGAGGCGGTCATCGATACGGGTGATCTATTGGTCGGGATGGACGGAGACTTCAATGCTGCGATGTGGCGTGGCGGACGTGCACTGCTGAATCAGCGAATGTGTTGTTTGCGCCCACGGAAGCAGATTACGACGGAATATCTCGCCCTTGTGATCCCGAAAGCACTGAAGTTCATCAATGACCTCACGTTGTCGACAACTGTCAAGCATCTCTCCTCAAGCGATGTTAAGCGCCTGAGATTCCCTGTCCCCGGCGAGGCCGAGCAATGTCGGATAGTGGAATGGGTTGCGAAAGAGTCCGCGCCGCTGGACGACGCCATCACCCGTGCCGAAGAGGAAATCAGGCTGATCCGCGAGTACCGCGACCGCCTGATTGCCGATGTGGTCACCGGCCAGATCGACGTGCGCGGCTGGCGGCCCGGCCCGGACGATGTGGTGAGCGATGAGGACCTGGCCGCGCTTGGCGACGACGAGACCGACCTGCGTGAGGAAGAGCCTGGCGATGGGGGTGAGTGA
- a CDS encoding type II toxin-antitoxin system RelE/ParE family toxin, with protein MEIRFRDKKVRLLCESRDAAGKKLGDACARKLRARLDDLEHAANVAELVAGNPHPLTGDRAGEYAVNLAGGWRLTFSPANDPVPRHADGGINWRAVTIVCIEFIGDYHD; from the coding sequence TTGGAAATCCGCTTCCGGGACAAGAAGGTGCGCTTGCTGTGCGAAAGCCGGGATGCTGCCGGGAAAAAGCTGGGCGATGCTTGCGCCCGCAAGCTGCGGGCTCGTTTGGATGACCTGGAGCACGCCGCAAACGTGGCCGAGCTGGTGGCGGGCAACCCCCATCCCCTGACGGGCGACCGAGCCGGAGAGTACGCGGTCAATCTGGCGGGTGGCTGGCGGTTGACCTTTTCGCCCGCCAATGACCCGGTGCCACGCCATGCCGACGGCGGCATCAACTGGCGGGCCGTGACCATTGTTTGTATCGAATTCATTGGGGACTACCATGACTGA
- a CDS encoding HigA family addiction module antitoxin has product MTDLDAPFAPDWVSPPGDTIADVLEERGWTQAELARRLGYTEKHVSQLINGKAAITEDTASRLERVLGSTAGFWLRKEATYRERLERQQFAQRCAGWVDWLDRLPIKELMAQGVVSKARLVEKNKPALVEACLRFFGVASPDEWEGVYVADLKAQYRRSRAEQSDLAAIATWLRLGEKQAEGWDAPKFDRARFEKALGEIRLLTTQPPEVFEPQMKRLLRDAGVTLALVPAIPRAHVSGVARWLSPSRPLIQLSLYGKTNDRFWFTFFHEAAHILLHGTSAQDRKAVFLDDPDGGESENALEHEANRWAADFLIPPADARELPMLKTRTSVLAFAKRLSIHPGIVVGRLQHEGLIQPAWMNDLKVSFRWADPKADTKGKPHERD; this is encoded by the coding sequence ATGACTGATCTGGATGCACCGTTCGCGCCGGACTGGGTTTCCCCGCCCGGCGACACCATCGCCGATGTGCTGGAGGAGCGCGGCTGGACGCAAGCCGAGCTTGCCCGGCGGCTTGGGTACACCGAAAAGCATGTGAGCCAGCTCATCAACGGCAAGGCAGCCATCACCGAAGACACGGCCTCGCGGCTGGAGCGCGTCTTGGGCAGCACGGCGGGCTTCTGGTTGCGCAAGGAAGCGACTTATCGCGAGCGACTGGAACGCCAGCAGTTCGCCCAGCGCTGCGCGGGGTGGGTGGACTGGCTGGATAGGCTGCCCATCAAGGAGCTGATGGCGCAAGGTGTTGTCTCCAAAGCGCGGCTGGTGGAGAAGAACAAGCCGGCGCTGGTCGAGGCCTGTTTGCGCTTTTTCGGTGTGGCCTCTCCCGACGAGTGGGAAGGCGTTTACGTGGCCGACTTGAAGGCACAGTACCGCCGCAGCCGCGCCGAGCAAAGCGACCTGGCTGCGATTGCAACCTGGTTGCGCCTGGGTGAAAAGCAGGCTGAGGGCTGGGATGCCCCAAAATTCGACCGCGCGCGTTTCGAAAAGGCCCTGGGGGAGATTCGCCTACTGACGACGCAGCCGCCGGAGGTGTTCGAACCGCAAATGAAGCGGCTGCTGCGCGATGCGGGGGTGACGCTGGCCTTGGTTCCGGCCATACCCCGGGCGCACGTCTCGGGAGTGGCGCGGTGGTTGTCGCCGTCGCGACCGCTGATCCAGCTGTCCCTCTATGGCAAAACCAACGACCGCTTCTGGTTCACGTTTTTCCACGAGGCGGCGCACATCCTTTTGCACGGAACGTCGGCGCAAGACCGCAAGGCCGTGTTTCTTGACGATCCCGACGGGGGCGAGAGCGAGAACGCGCTTGAACATGAAGCCAATCGCTGGGCGGCAGATTTTTTGATCCCACCAGCGGATGCACGAGAGCTGCCGATGCTGAAGACCAGAACATCGGTACTTGCTTTCGCGAAGCGGCTTTCCATCCATCCGGGCATCGTCGTCGGTCGGTTGCAACATGAAGGCCTTATCCAGCCCGCATGGATGAATGATTTGAAGGTCAGTTTCCGCTGGGCAGACCCCAAGGCGGACACGAAGGGGAAGCCCCATGAGCGTGACTGA
- a CDS encoding type I restriction endonuclease subunit R, whose product MSVTDTSEKGLEALIVRHLAGISEHPPVSSGSAQEPTGIYAPGGYVLGRASDYNRDLALDVTQLLAFLRATQPKVVETLNLDAEGIQRTQFLHRLQGEISKRGVVDVLRKGVSHGPVHVDLYKLLPTPGNAAAAEAFGKNIFSVTRQVRYSNDESQRALDMVIFINGLPVLTFELKNSLTKQTVADAVVQYQTDRNPGELLFQLGRCIAHMAVDDAEVRFCTHLTGKTSWFLPFNQGWNSGAGNPPNPHGLKTDYLWKQVLAKESLANIIENFAQVVEEEEQDANGRKRKTRKQIFPRYHQLRTVRALLRRSRAEGVGKRYLIQHSAGSGKSNTIAWLAHQLVELKTDAGRAQFDSVIVITDRRALDTQIARTIKSYDHVASIYGHSESAEELRTFLRRGKKIIVTTVQKFPFILDELEDLGDKKFALLIDEAHSSQGGKTTAKMHLALSGHHAEGGEEEEEESVEDKVNALIESRKMLANASYYAFTATPKTKTLELFGERQVVGDTVQFRSPEELTYTTKQAIQEGFILDVIANYTPVSSFYHVAKIVEHDPEVDKAKALKKIRRYVESHDKAIRRKAEIMVDHFVEQVIGAKKIGGKARAMIVCNGIARAIDYFREVSDYLTEIKSPYKAIVAYSGEFEIGGSKKTEADLNGFPSKDIPAKLRQDPYRFLIVANKFVTGFDEPLLHTMYVDKPLAGVLAVQTLSRLNRAHPQKADTFVLDFADNAEAVKAAFQEYYRATIQEGETDPNKLHDLKSDLDAQQVYSWQQVEDLVALYLGGAERDQLDPILDACVAEYVEKLAEDDQVKFKGKAKAFVRSYGFLAAILPYGHPAWEKLSIFLNFLIPKLPAPKEEDLSKGVLEAIDMDSYRAQAQASMRMAMDDADAFVEPPPPGGGGGGGEPELDRLSNIIKQFNDLFGNIEWHDADKIRKVVTEEIPARVAQDKAYQNAQANSGKQNARIEHDKALNRVVLELLDDHTELFKQFSDNPNFKRWLADMVFDSTYRPGQRPSVPPQSGAQA is encoded by the coding sequence ATGAGCGTGACTGACACCAGCGAGAAAGGCCTTGAAGCCCTGATCGTGCGGCATCTCGCTGGCATCAGCGAGCATCCTCCAGTTTCTTCCGGTTCCGCACAAGAACCGACCGGCATTTATGCCCCCGGCGGCTATGTGTTGGGGCGGGCGTCGGACTACAACCGCGACCTGGCGCTGGACGTGACCCAGTTGCTCGCCTTTCTGCGGGCGACTCAGCCGAAGGTGGTCGAGACGCTGAACCTGGACGCCGAAGGCATTCAGCGCACCCAGTTCCTGCACAGGTTGCAGGGCGAAATTTCCAAGCGCGGCGTGGTGGACGTGCTGCGCAAAGGGGTTAGCCACGGGCCGGTCCACGTGGACCTCTACAAGCTGTTGCCCACCCCAGGCAACGCCGCCGCGGCCGAGGCCTTCGGCAAGAACATTTTCAGCGTCACCCGGCAGGTGCGCTACAGCAACGACGAGTCTCAGCGCGCGCTGGACATGGTGATCTTCATCAACGGCCTGCCGGTGCTCACGTTCGAGCTGAAGAACTCGCTGACCAAACAGACTGTTGCGGACGCTGTGGTGCAGTACCAGACCGACCGTAACCCGGGTGAGCTGCTGTTTCAGCTCGGCCGCTGCATTGCCCACATGGCAGTGGACGATGCCGAGGTGCGCTTCTGCACGCACCTGACTGGCAAGACCTCCTGGTTCCTGCCGTTCAACCAGGGTTGGAACAGCGGCGCCGGCAACCCACCGAATCCTCATGGCCTGAAGACCGACTACCTGTGGAAGCAGGTGCTGGCGAAGGAGTCGCTGGCCAACATCATCGAGAACTTCGCGCAGGTGGTGGAGGAGGAAGAGCAAGACGCCAACGGCCGAAAGCGCAAGACGCGCAAGCAGATCTTCCCCAGGTACCACCAACTGCGCACGGTGCGCGCCTTGCTGCGCCGCAGCCGCGCGGAGGGTGTCGGCAAGCGCTACCTGATCCAGCACTCAGCCGGCAGCGGCAAAAGCAACACGATTGCCTGGCTGGCGCACCAGTTGGTCGAGCTGAAAACGGATGCGGGGCGGGCGCAGTTCGACTCCGTCATCGTCATCACCGATCGGCGCGCGCTGGACACGCAGATTGCCCGCACGATCAAGTCCTACGACCACGTGGCTTCGATCTACGGCCATTCGGAAAGCGCCGAGGAGCTGCGCACCTTCCTGCGCCGCGGCAAGAAAATCATCGTCACCACGGTGCAGAAGTTTCCGTTCATCCTGGACGAGCTGGAGGACCTCGGCGACAAGAAGTTCGCGCTGTTGATCGATGAAGCCCACTCCAGCCAGGGCGGAAAGACGACGGCCAAGATGCATCTGGCGCTGTCCGGACACCATGCTGAGGGCGGCGAGGAGGAAGAGGAAGAATCGGTCGAGGACAAGGTCAACGCCTTGATCGAGTCTCGCAAGATGCTGGCCAATGCCAGCTACTACGCCTTCACGGCCACGCCCAAGACCAAGACCCTGGAGCTGTTCGGCGAGCGCCAAGTGGTTGGCGACACGGTGCAGTTCCGTTCGCCCGAAGAGCTGACGTACACCACCAAGCAGGCGATTCAGGAGGGCTTCATCCTCGACGTGATCGCCAACTACACCCCGGTGTCGAGCTTTTATCACGTCGCCAAGATCGTCGAGCACGACCCGGAGGTGGACAAGGCCAAGGCGCTGAAGAAGATCCGGCGCTACGTGGAGTCCCACGACAAGGCGATCCGTCGCAAGGCGGAGATCATGGTCGATCATTTTGTCGAGCAGGTGATCGGCGCCAAGAAGATCGGCGGCAAAGCGCGCGCCATGATCGTTTGCAACGGCATCGCCCGTGCCATCGACTACTTCCGCGAGGTTTCAGACTACCTCACCGAGATCAAGAGCCCGTACAAGGCCATCGTGGCGTACTCCGGCGAGTTTGAGATCGGCGGGTCAAAGAAGACCGAGGCCGATCTCAACGGATTCCCGAGCAAGGACATTCCGGCCAAGCTCAGGCAAGACCCGTATCGATTCCTGATCGTCGCGAACAAGTTCGTCACGGGCTTTGACGAGCCGCTGTTGCACACGATGTACGTGGACAAGCCGCTGGCGGGCGTCCTGGCCGTGCAGACACTCTCGCGACTGAACCGCGCGCATCCGCAGAAGGCGGACACGTTCGTGCTCGACTTCGCCGACAACGCGGAGGCCGTCAAGGCGGCGTTCCAGGAGTACTACCGCGCCACAATCCAGGAAGGGGAAACCGATCCGAACAAGCTCCACGACCTGAAGAGCGATCTCGATGCACAGCAGGTCTACAGCTGGCAGCAGGTCGAGGATCTCGTCGCGCTGTACCTCGGCGGAGCTGAGCGGGATCAGCTCGACCCCATCCTCGATGCCTGCGTCGCGGAATACGTCGAAAAGCTCGCTGAGGACGACCAAGTGAAGTTCAAGGGCAAGGCGAAAGCCTTCGTCCGCAGCTACGGCTTTCTCGCGGCCATCCTGCCCTATGGGCATCCGGCATGGGAGAAGCTGTCAATCTTCCTCAACTTCTTGATTCCGAAACTGCCTGCGCCCAAGGAGGAGGATCTGTCCAAGGGCGTGCTGGAAGCCATCGACATGGACAGCTACCGCGCTCAGGCCCAGGCTTCGATGCGGATGGCGATGGACGACGCGGACGCATTCGTCGAACCTCCACCGCCGGGAGGTGGTGGAGGTGGCGGCGAGCCAGAGCTGGACAGGCTGTCGAACATCATCAAGCAGTTCAACGACCTGTTCGGCAACATCGAGTGGCATGACGCCGACAAGATTCGCAAGGTCGTCACCGAAGAGATTCCGGCGCGCGTGGCGCAGGACAAGGCGTATCAGAACGCGCAGGCCAATTCGGGCAAGCAGAACGCGAGGATCGAGCACGACAAGGCGCTCAACCGCGTGGTGCTGGAGCTGCTCGACGACCATACAGAGCTGTTCAAGCAGTTCAGCGACAACCCGAATTTCAAGCGCTGGCTGGCGGACATGGTGTTCGATTCGACCTACCGCCCAGGACAGAGGCCGTCGGTTCCGCCTCAATCGGGCGCTCAGGCCTGA
- a CDS encoding COG2958 family protein codes for MQEKLNLSKALLSFLKERAGEKFTARQIAEWVFATYPDECQAKKASSKFITDDAGLVQQLVAEISSQRPALQRRYPELKTTEGRPRKYYYSEKSDSAEVAAAEAGQAEAPAADAAAGKLGEHALYPMLSQYLWEEFRVFSKRIDEKKSSNKRGPNGNRWLYPDVVGMEDLGAEWHQEVRDCVNQYSDKRTRLWSFEAKLLINRSNARECFFQAVSNSSWANFGYLVAAEIEGQDTLKELRMLFAAHGIGLIKLDTENPVDSQVLIPARERDEIDWDMANRLATENKDFLGFVKLVKQFYQTGEARAADWDLPTAAV; via the coding sequence ATGCAGGAAAAGCTCAACCTCAGCAAGGCGCTGCTCAGTTTCCTGAAGGAACGTGCGGGCGAGAAGTTCACCGCACGGCAGATCGCCGAGTGGGTGTTCGCGACCTACCCAGATGAGTGTCAGGCCAAGAAGGCCAGCAGCAAATTCATTACCGACGACGCCGGCCTGGTGCAACAACTGGTGGCAGAGATCAGTTCGCAACGGCCTGCACTACAGAGGCGTTACCCCGAGTTGAAGACCACTGAGGGACGCCCGCGCAAGTACTACTACTCCGAGAAGTCCGACAGCGCCGAGGTGGCAGCGGCTGAGGCAGGACAAGCTGAGGCGCCCGCTGCCGATGCGGCGGCAGGCAAGCTCGGCGAGCACGCGCTGTATCCAATGCTGTCACAGTACCTGTGGGAGGAGTTCCGGGTCTTCTCCAAGCGCATCGACGAGAAGAAGTCGTCGAACAAGCGCGGCCCCAACGGCAACCGCTGGCTCTACCCCGATGTGGTGGGCATGGAGGACCTGGGCGCGGAGTGGCATCAGGAGGTGCGCGACTGCGTCAATCAGTACTCCGACAAGCGAACCCGACTGTGGTCCTTCGAAGCCAAGCTGCTGATCAACCGGTCAAACGCGCGCGAGTGCTTTTTCCAGGCTGTTTCCAACTCATCATGGGCCAACTTCGGCTACCTGGTCGCGGCGGAGATCGAGGGCCAAGACACGCTCAAGGAGCTGCGCATGCTTTTCGCGGCGCACGGCATCGGTCTGATCAAGTTAGACACCGAGAACCCGGTCGACAGCCAGGTGTTGATTCCGGCGCGCGAGCGGGACGAGATCGATTGGGACATGGCCAATCGTCTGGCGACCGAGAACAAGGACTTCCTCGGCTTCGTAAAGCTCGTCAAGCAGTTCTACCAGACCGGCGAGGCGCGCGCGGCGGACTGGGATCTGCCCACGGCGGCTGTCTGA
- a CDS encoding lysozyme yields MIPVPQAAIELAKRFEGFHRVPKHDPNRAYPYICPAGYPTIGYGHLCDPKHPPITEAEAEAYLAQDLKVALAATLRYCPVLATEPEGRLAAIVDFTFNLGAGRLQTSTLRRRVNQRDWIAAATELRRWIYGGGKVLPGLVARRAAEVTWLLGNT; encoded by the coding sequence GTGATCCCCGTGCCGCAAGCGGCCATCGAGTTGGCCAAGCGCTTTGAGGGCTTCCACCGCGTGCCCAAGCACGATCCCAACCGCGCCTATCCGTACATCTGTCCGGCCGGCTATCCGACGATCGGCTATGGTCACCTCTGCGATCCGAAGCACCCGCCGATCACCGAAGCAGAGGCCGAGGCCTACCTCGCCCAGGATCTGAAGGTGGCGCTCGCCGCCACGCTGCGCTACTGCCCTGTGCTGGCGACCGAGCCGGAAGGGCGGCTCGCGGCCATCGTGGACTTCACCTTCAACCTCGGCGCCGGGCGGCTGCAGACCTCGACGCTGCGGCGGCGAGTCAATCAACGGGATTGGATCGCAGCAGCAACGGAACTGCGCCGATGGATCTACGGCGGCGGAAAGGTACTCCCGGGCTTGGTAGCGCGCCGAGCTGCCGAAGTCACCTGGCTGCTCGGCAACACCTGA
- a CDS encoding DUF6127 family protein — MSPPTLQDGMVVMPRDEFEELLARAAERGARRALADVGLDGEDAAHDIRELRGLLEAFNAAKHTAWQTVIRLVTTGFLLALVAGAVIKLKMFGGGQ; from the coding sequence ATGAGCCCACCCACTCTGCAAGACGGCATGGTCGTCATGCCGCGCGACGAGTTCGAGGAGCTGCTCGCACGCGCAGCCGAACGCGGCGCGAGGCGCGCCCTTGCCGACGTCGGCCTTGACGGCGAGGACGCCGCCCACGATATCCGCGAGCTGCGCGGCCTGCTCGAAGCCTTCAACGCCGCCAAGCACACCGCCTGGCAGACCGTGATCCGGCTCGTCACCACCGGCTTCCTCCTGGCGCTAGTCGCGGGCGCCGTCATCAAGCTCAAGATGTTCGGGGGCGGGCAATGA
- a CDS encoding DUF2793 domain-containing protein, with amino-acid sequence MALNDPNLGLAYGWAQGEHNWNGGMDANLKRLGAVVGLSVKDRDLATPPATPVDGDRYIVPATATGAWAGRTDQIAVRIAGAWEYHAPKIGWTCFVEDEGVLSVYKATGWSPGIAV; translated from the coding sequence ATGGCCTTGAATGACCCGAACCTTGGCCTCGCCTACGGCTGGGCCCAGGGCGAACACAACTGGAACGGCGGCATGGACGCCAACCTGAAGCGGCTCGGCGCCGTGGTGGGCCTGTCGGTCAAGGACCGCGATCTCGCCACCCCACCCGCGACACCCGTGGACGGCGATCGCTACATCGTCCCGGCAACCGCCACCGGCGCCTGGGCGGGTCGCACCGACCAGATCGCGGTGCGCATCGCCGGTGCGTGGGAGTACCACGCCCCCAAGATCGGCTGGACCTGCTTCGTCGAGGACGAGGGCGTGCTCTCCGTCTACAAAGCGACCGGCTGGAGCCCCGGCATCGCCGTCTGA
- a CDS encoding phage tail protein: MSGGGKGSQEYTVGYWYGLGAHLALCHGPLDAITEIRVGERVAWSGNVTGNTTITIDNPNLFGGEEREGGVQGPVDILMGGPTQGRNAYLQERLGADIPAFRGVVSLILRRVWVAAMNPYIKPWSVRAKRVPRQWYAAKAEISGDANPAHIVRECLTNGEWGMGYPTSDIDDASFTAAADALHAEGFGLSLLWNKEETIEDFILSVLRHVDGLLYVHPRTGLFTLKLARDDYTISSLPIFDPSNILRIEDFTRPSWGEITNQVTVVYRDGVTDKDGSVTVQDIAAVQLNGGVVATTVNYPGISRAELANRVAMRELKQLVSPLAKCTFVANRQASGLNIGDVVKLSWPPYGIDQMVMRVARITYGELANGAVRVECVQDIFGLPQSVYSAPPPSGWTEPTSLPAPCPHQTLFEVPYWSVVKDFTGESQSLLGDIDDLDGLVAACGSRPSSDAFGFKALARVSGSFTEKGFGIFTPTAVLTAMLPQSAAQVSVGLTSGIDLEEVTAGGLTVIDGEWLKVVSLNLATQTVTLERGMLDTVPASHPAGSRIWFVDGFRHYLTPEYVAGETVRVKLLTRTARGTLPEAAATEMSLPLDKRFIRPYCPGNAQINGKRYPTVVAGEINVSWATRNRQSQTAYLVLQTEGAITPEAGQTTTVRFYNENGQLARTVSGITGNGTTWPLAQELADSGLGRVNAHVKVEIEASRDGHVSWQKHVIEFDRTGYGLRYGDYYGGV; the protein is encoded by the coding sequence ATGAGCGGCGGCGGCAAAGGCAGTCAGGAGTACACGGTCGGCTATTGGTACGGCCTCGGCGCCCACCTCGCCCTGTGCCACGGCCCGCTGGACGCCATCACCGAGATCCGGGTGGGCGAGCGCGTCGCCTGGTCGGGCAACGTCACCGGCAACACCACGATCACCATCGACAACCCCAATCTCTTCGGCGGGGAGGAGCGCGAGGGCGGCGTGCAGGGGCCGGTGGACATCCTGATGGGCGGGCCGACCCAGGGACGGAACGCCTACCTGCAGGAGCGCCTCGGCGCCGACATCCCGGCCTTCCGCGGCGTGGTGTCGCTGATCCTGCGCCGGGTGTGGGTCGCGGCCATGAACCCCTACATCAAGCCCTGGTCGGTGCGCGCCAAGCGGGTGCCGAGGCAGTGGTACGCGGCCAAGGCCGAGATCTCCGGCGACGCCAACCCGGCCCACATCGTGCGCGAGTGCCTCACCAACGGCGAGTGGGGCATGGGTTACCCGACGAGCGACATCGACGATGCCAGCTTCACGGCGGCCGCCGACGCGCTCCATGCCGAGGGCTTCGGGCTGTCGCTGCTGTGGAACAAGGAAGAGACCATCGAGGACTTCATCCTGTCGGTGCTCCGGCACGTGGACGGGCTGCTCTACGTCCATCCGCGCACCGGGCTCTTCACCCTCAAGCTCGCGCGCGACGATTACACGATCTCCAGTCTACCGATCTTCGACCCCAGTAACATCCTGCGCATCGAGGACTTCACGCGGCCCTCCTGGGGTGAGATCACCAACCAGGTGACCGTCGTCTACCGCGACGGCGTCACGGACAAGGACGGCAGCGTCACAGTGCAGGACATCGCCGCCGTGCAGCTCAACGGCGGCGTGGTGGCGACCACGGTCAACTACCCCGGCATCAGCCGAGCGGAGCTGGCCAACCGGGTGGCCATGCGCGAGTTGAAGCAACTCGTAAGCCCCCTCGCCAAATGCACCTTCGTCGCCAACCGCCAGGCATCCGGCCTCAACATCGGCGACGTGGTGAAGCTCTCCTGGCCGCCCTACGGCATCGACCAGATGGTGATGCGCGTCGCGCGCATCACCTATGGGGAGCTGGCGAACGGGGCGGTGCGGGTGGAGTGCGTGCAGGACATCTTCGGCCTGCCGCAGTCGGTCTACTCGGCGCCGCCCCCCTCGGGCTGGACGGAGCCGACCAGCCTGCCGGCGCCGTGCCCCCACCAGACCCTGTTCGAGGTGCCGTACTGGTCGGTGGTCAAGGACTTCACCGGCGAGTCCCAGAGCCTGCTCGGCGACATCGACGATCTCGACGGCCTGGTGGCAGCCTGCGGTTCGCGCCCCTCGTCGGACGCCTTCGGCTTCAAGGCACTGGCCCGCGTCAGCGGCAGTTTCACCGAGAAGGGCTTCGGCATCTTCACGCCCACGGCGGTTCTCACGGCAATGCTGCCGCAGTCGGCCGCGCAGGTGAGTGTGGGGCTGACCTCCGGCATCGACCTCGAGGAGGTGACTGCCGGAGGACTCACGGTGATCGACGGCGAATGGCTCAAGGTGGTGTCGCTCAACCTCGCGACCCAGACCGTCACCTTGGAGCGCGGGATGCTCGATACGGTGCCGGCGAGCCACCCCGCAGGCAGCCGCATCTGGTTCGTCGACGGCTTCCGCCACTACCTCACGCCCGAGTACGTCGCCGGCGAGACGGTGCGCGTGAAGCTCCTCACCCGCACGGCACGCGGCACGCTGCCCGAGGCGGCGGCAACGGAGATGAGCCTGCCACTCGACAAGCGCTTCATCCGTCCGTACTGCCCCGGCAACGCCCAGATCAACGGCAAGCGCTATCCGACCGTGGTGGCCGGCGAGATCAACGTAAGCTGGGCCACGCGCAACCGCCAGTCCCAGACCGCCTACCTCGTCCTGCAGACCGAGGGGGCGATCACGCCGGAGGCGGGCCAGACCACAACCGTGCGCTTCTACAACGAGAATGGGCAGCTCGCGCGCACGGTGAGCGGCATCACGGGTAACGGTACCACCTGGCCGCTGGCGCAGGAGCTCGCCGACTCCGGCCTCGGGCGCGTCAACGCGCACGTCAAGGTGGAGATCGAGGCGAGCCGCGACGGCCACGTGTCCTGGCAGAAACACGTCATCGAATTCGACCGTACCGGCTACGGCCTGCGTTACGGCGACTACTACGGAGGTGTCTGA